A genomic stretch from Desulfotignum balticum DSM 7044 includes:
- a CDS encoding HAD family hydrolase, producing MNLSKIKAVVFDCDGVMFDTAMANRKFYDLILDHFNKPPLTDTQFIQVHMMTVADAVSYLFAEMTDLKPVFQCVKQIGAHNFIPYMEIADGLAALLANLKCHGYIRAVATNRTDTMEQVLIHYGLKDQFDMVVTAADVKNPKPHPEALIKIMDRFSLNPDQILFIGDSMYDQQAAKAAGTVFAAFRQPQLEADLYAKAMADIASALGVADK from the coding sequence ATGAATTTATCTAAGATTAAAGCCGTGGTGTTTGATTGTGACGGGGTGATGTTTGATACGGCCATGGCCAATCGAAAGTTTTATGATCTGATTTTGGATCATTTCAATAAACCGCCTCTGACAGACACCCAGTTTATTCAGGTCCACATGATGACGGTGGCCGATGCCGTATCCTATCTGTTTGCGGAGATGACGGATTTGAAACCCGTGTTTCAGTGTGTCAAACAGATCGGCGCCCATAATTTTATTCCATATATGGAAATAGCGGACGGACTGGCGGCGTTGCTGGCAAACCTGAAATGCCACGGATATATCCGGGCGGTTGCCACCAACCGGACCGATACCATGGAACAGGTGCTCATCCATTATGGGTTGAAAGACCAATTTGATATGGTGGTCACGGCCGCAGACGTGAAAAACCCCAAACCCCATCCAGAAGCGCTTATAAAAATTATGGACCGGTTTTCACTGAATCCGGATCAGATATTGTTCATCGGCGATTCCATGTATGACCAACAGGCGGCCAAAGCAGCGGGCACGGTGTTTGCCGCATTCAGGCAGCCTCAGCTGGAAGCAGACCTGTATGCCAAGGCCATGGCGGACATTGCTTCAGCGTTGGGGGTTGCAGATAAATAA
- the pabB gene encoding aminodeoxychorismate synthase component I: MTQLPERVTVRQESIDLPEPFEQFAARFSHRPGTVVLLSGTDLDCSRYHFLGIDPWLQIKMIHGHLEIDCGDICRVIEDDPFVCLKLLLERYHFTRSALDALPFSAGLMGYLAYDLKDVIEDLPRTCVDTGLPDMYLVAPSIILVQDRKTGKTTLSVCVPGQKDAQDSAVSRMSIQKVKQYLLAQPRPETHASPFNMDAGGWVSGIEKKQYLKAVAQIIQYLQAGDIYQANLAQRFETKFSGDPYALFLSLFQRNPAPFFSFVQAGDHQIVSTSPERFLLQQENRVETRPIKGTIARGTTPGQDKENSRILSASIKDDAELTMIVDLMRNDLSRVTVPDSVKVKEHKRLEPYDNVFHLVSVVQGELAPGHTGVDLLKAAFPGGSITGCPKIRAMEIIDELEPVKRHVYTGSIGYISFHDTMDLSIAIRTATIHDHRLFFSVGGGIVYDSDPEKEFQETLDKGKTIMNTLARKDRTGQSSGPKAWVSGKLVDQNQVMVPASIPGFQYGAGVFETICVTHGRPVRLAAHIQRMNHSWETLFKTPPPDITWDRVAAYLIRENLLDTQDAALKIILAFPGFSAAFVRPYRHRLAVLGKTGLDLVTYPCPRHTFLAGHKTLNYLFYDQAGQYARENGGDEALILNADQTVSETNTCNILVLQDRRILVPASDHVLPGITSGAAIRALEQQGYAVEHKPFFVRDLASCANVVLTNALMGAVPVNHVNGVPVVQEPGVCDMINHALAQAL; encoded by the coding sequence GTGACACAACTGCCTGAAAGGGTGACGGTCCGCCAGGAATCCATTGACCTGCCGGAACCTTTTGAGCAGTTTGCCGCCCGGTTCAGCCATCGGCCCGGGACCGTGGTTTTGTTGTCCGGAACCGACCTGGACTGTTCCCGGTATCATTTTCTGGGCATTGATCCCTGGCTTCAGATTAAAATGATCCATGGACATCTGGAAATCGATTGTGGGGACATTTGCCGGGTGATTGAAGACGATCCGTTTGTCTGTCTGAAATTATTGCTGGAACGATATCATTTCACCCGGAGCGCTTTGGATGCATTGCCTTTTTCAGCCGGACTCATGGGGTATCTGGCCTATGATCTCAAAGATGTGATCGAAGATTTACCCCGCACCTGCGTGGATACGGGGCTGCCGGATATGTATCTGGTTGCGCCGTCCATCATCCTGGTTCAGGACCGGAAAACCGGAAAAACCACCTTGTCCGTGTGTGTGCCCGGGCAAAAAGATGCACAAGACAGTGCCGTCTCCCGGATGTCCATCCAAAAGGTCAAACAGTATCTGCTGGCCCAGCCCAGACCTGAAACGCACGCCAGCCCGTTTAACATGGATGCCGGGGGCTGGGTATCAGGGATTGAAAAAAAACAGTACCTGAAAGCCGTGGCACAAATCATTCAATACCTGCAAGCCGGCGATATTTACCAGGCCAACCTGGCCCAGCGTTTTGAAACAAAGTTTTCGGGCGATCCTTATGCCTTGTTTCTCTCCTTGTTTCAGCGCAATCCCGCCCCGTTTTTTTCTTTTGTTCAGGCCGGAGATCATCAGATCGTTTCCACCTCTCCGGAACGGTTTCTGCTTCAGCAGGAAAACCGTGTGGAGACCCGTCCCATCAAAGGCACCATTGCCCGGGGGACCACCCCGGGCCAGGACAAAGAAAACAGTCGAATTCTGTCTGCCAGTATCAAGGATGACGCGGAACTCACCATGATCGTGGATCTCATGCGCAATGACCTGTCCCGGGTCACGGTGCCGGATTCAGTCAAGGTGAAGGAACACAAACGTCTGGAGCCTTATGACAATGTGTTTCACCTGGTGTCTGTGGTCCAGGGGGAACTTGCGCCCGGTCACACGGGTGTGGATCTGTTGAAAGCGGCGTTTCCAGGCGGTTCCATTACCGGTTGTCCCAAGATCCGGGCCATGGAGATCATTGATGAACTGGAGCCGGTGAAACGCCATGTCTACACCGGATCCATCGGATATATCAGTTTTCACGATACCATGGATCTGTCCATTGCCATCCGGACCGCCACCATCCATGATCATCGACTGTTTTTTTCCGTGGGCGGCGGTATTGTCTATGATTCGGATCCGGAAAAAGAGTTCCAGGAAACCCTGGACAAAGGGAAAACGATCATGAACACCTTGGCCCGGAAAGACCGGACCGGGCAGTCATCCGGTCCAAAAGCCTGGGTCAGCGGCAAACTGGTGGACCAGAATCAGGTGATGGTGCCGGCATCGATTCCCGGATTTCAATACGGGGCCGGGGTGTTTGAAACCATCTGTGTGACCCATGGCCGTCCGGTGCGGCTTGCCGCGCATATTCAGCGCATGAATCATTCCTGGGAAACGCTGTTCAAAACACCCCCCCCGGATATCACCTGGGACCGGGTGGCGGCATATCTGATCAGGGAAAATCTTCTTGACACCCAGGATGCCGCTTTAAAGATCATTCTGGCGTTTCCCGGATTTTCAGCAGCGTTTGTCCGGCCATACCGGCACCGACTGGCGGTTCTGGGTAAAACCGGCCTGGATCTGGTGACCTATCCCTGTCCCAGGCATACGTTTCTGGCCGGTCATAAAACCCTGAACTATCTGTTTTATGACCAGGCAGGGCAATATGCCCGGGAAAACGGCGGTGACGAGGCTTTGATTCTGAATGCCGATCAGACGGTGTCTGAAACCAATACCTGTAATATCCTGGTCCTCCAGGACCGCCGCATCCTTGTCCCGGCCTCTGATCATGTGCTGCCCGGCATCACTTCAGGGGCTGCAATCCGTGCGCTGGAACAGCAAGGATATGCGGTTGAACACAAACCGTTTTTCGTCCGGGACCTGGCGTCCTGTGCCAATGTGGTACTGACCAATGCCCTGATGGGAGCCGTGCCGGTGAATCACGTCAACGGGGTTCCGGTTGTTCAGGAGCCCGGCGTGTGTGACATGATCAATCATGCCCTTGCACAGGCGTTGTGA
- a CDS encoding MBL fold metallo-hydrolase, translating to MIIKKLEVGPIMANCFILGCEDTREAVVIDPGDDADQILMILAKEKLTVKYLINTHGHFDHVGANRRMKEVTGAKLAIHPDDVPMLSELSRSAASFGLSAENSPEPDLLLHDKDTVRFGNITLTVIHTPGHSRGGIALYTPGHLFAGDTLFAGSIGRTDLPGGDYDTLIASIKQKLLVLPDDTVVYTGHGPETTIADEKRMNPFLR from the coding sequence TTGATTATTAAAAAACTTGAAGTAGGACCGATCATGGCCAATTGTTTTATTCTGGGGTGCGAAGATACCCGGGAAGCCGTGGTGATTGACCCCGGAGATGACGCGGACCAAATCCTCATGATACTGGCCAAGGAAAAACTGACTGTCAAGTATCTGATCAATACCCACGGCCATTTTGATCATGTGGGGGCCAACCGGCGCATGAAAGAGGTCACGGGTGCCAAATTGGCCATTCATCCGGATGATGTACCCATGTTGTCCGAGTTGTCCCGGTCCGCGGCCTCGTTTGGTTTGTCTGCGGAAAATTCACCGGAACCGGACCTGCTGCTTCATGACAAAGACACGGTGCGCTTCGGCAATATCACGTTGACCGTCATTCATACGCCGGGACATTCCAGGGGCGGTATTGCCCTGTACACGCCAGGACACCTGTTTGCCGGCGATACCCTGTTTGCCGGATCCATCGGCCGGACCGATCTGCCGGGCGGGGACTATGACACCCTGATTGCCAGTATCAAACAAAAACTGCTGGTCCTTCCCGATGATACCGTGGTGTATACGGGGCACGGCCCGGAAACCACCATTGCCGATGAAAAACGCATGAATCCTTTTTTGCGATGA
- the nusB gene encoding transcription antitermination factor NusB has protein sequence MGDRRQSRELALQALFFLDMNSSKDVPADVEAFCLENEADLTPTVRPFFMDLVQGVLTAMDKIDPMLETYSKNWKVSRMPVVDRNIMRIAAFELLERPDIPPSVTINEAVDIAKKYSTRESGSFVNGILDRIRLSIGR, from the coding sequence ATGGGAGATCGCAGGCAGTCCAGAGAACTGGCGCTTCAGGCCCTGTTTTTCCTGGATATGAATTCATCCAAAGATGTGCCGGCGGATGTGGAAGCGTTCTGCCTGGAAAATGAGGCAGATTTGACCCCCACTGTCCGGCCGTTTTTCATGGATCTGGTTCAGGGCGTGCTCACGGCCATGGATAAAATCGATCCCATGCTGGAAACCTATTCCAAAAACTGGAAAGTGTCCAGAATGCCGGTGGTGGATCGCAACATCATGCGTATCGCCGCGTTTGAACTGCTGGAAAGACCGGATATCCCCCCGTCCGTCACCATCAACGAAGCCGTGGATATCGCTAAAAAATACAGTACCCGGGAATCAGGATCCTTTGTAAACGGGATTCTGGACCGGATACGCTTGTCCATCGGCCGATGA
- the ribH gene encoding 6,7-dimethyl-8-ribityllumazine synthase, with protein MPQIIDAKLSAQGKTFGIIVSRFNDFITGKLVEGALDALIRSGAQDQDIVIVKVPGAFEIPLAAQKMAATKKYDAVICLGAVIRGATSHYDYVCAEVSKGIASVSLETGVPVMFGILTTETIEQAIERAGTKSGNKGFDTALGAIEMANLGEILGKAQ; from the coding sequence ATGCCACAGATTATAGACGCAAAACTTTCGGCCCAGGGAAAGACGTTCGGGATTATTGTGTCCCGGTTCAACGATTTCATCACAGGCAAACTGGTGGAGGGTGCTCTGGATGCATTGATCCGCAGCGGTGCCCAGGATCAGGATATTGTCATCGTCAAGGTGCCCGGGGCGTTTGAGATTCCTCTGGCAGCCCAGAAGATGGCAGCCACTAAAAAATATGATGCCGTTATCTGCCTGGGCGCGGTGATCCGGGGGGCCACTTCCCATTACGATTATGTGTGTGCGGAAGTATCCAAAGGCATTGCCAGCGTCAGCCTGGAAACCGGGGTGCCTGTCATGTTCGGGATTCTGACCACGGAAACCATTGAACAGGCCATTGAGCGGGCCGGCACCAAGTCCGGAAACAAAGGCTTTGATACGGCTTTAGGGGCCATTGAAATGGCCAATCTGGGAGAGATCCTCGGAAAGGCTCAATGA
- a CDS encoding bifunctional 3,4-dihydroxy-2-butanone-4-phosphate synthase/GTP cyclohydrolase II produces the protein MPHLTIEQAIDDIKNGKMVILVDDEDRENEGDLTMAAEAVTPEAINFMAKYGRGLICLSLDSGIADRLDLPMMVENNTSQFETGFTVSIEAKKGVTTGISAADRATTILTAVADDTTPDDIARPGHIFPLRARDGGVMVRVGQTEGSVDLARLAGLKPAGVICEIMDEDGTMARMPSLEQFAKEHGIGICTVADLVKYRLKTESFVKRAAQTVIPTRVGGEFKIIAYENDLDNLTHIALVKGEIDPEKAILVRVHSECMTGDIFSSLRCDCQDQLHRAMAMMEEEGSGVLLYLRQEGRGIGLVNKLKAYEYQRQGMDTVEANEKLGFAADMRDYGVGAQMLVDLGVKKMRLLTNNPKKMVGLEGYGLSVVEQVPIEVPPNCYNQGYLKCKQAKMGHLLHMDKYC, from the coding sequence ATGCCGCATTTAACGATAGAACAGGCAATTGATGATATAAAGAATGGCAAAATGGTCATTCTGGTGGATGATGAAGACCGGGAAAACGAAGGGGACCTGACCATGGCTGCCGAGGCGGTCACGCCGGAAGCCATCAATTTCATGGCCAAATACGGGAGAGGGCTCATCTGCCTGTCTCTGGATTCCGGCATTGCAGACCGGCTGGACCTTCCCATGATGGTGGAGAACAACACCTCCCAGTTCGAAACGGGATTCACGGTTTCCATTGAAGCCAAAAAAGGGGTCACCACCGGGATTTCCGCTGCAGACCGGGCCACCACCATTCTGACGGCCGTGGCCGATGATACCACGCCCGATGATATTGCCCGGCCCGGACATATCTTTCCGTTGCGGGCCAGGGACGGCGGGGTGATGGTCCGGGTGGGCCAGACCGAGGGATCCGTGGATCTGGCCCGGCTGGCCGGGCTCAAACCGGCCGGCGTGATCTGTGAGATCATGGATGAGGACGGCACCATGGCACGGATGCCGTCTCTGGAACAGTTTGCCAAAGAACACGGCATCGGCATCTGTACGGTGGCGGATTTGGTGAAATACCGTCTTAAAACCGAAAGTTTTGTCAAACGGGCGGCCCAGACCGTGATTCCCACCCGGGTGGGCGGAGAATTCAAAATTATCGCTTATGAAAATGATCTGGACAACCTGACGCATATTGCCCTGGTCAAAGGAGAGATCGATCCTGAAAAAGCCATTCTGGTGCGGGTCCATTCCGAATGCATGACCGGGGATATTTTTTCCTCACTTCGGTGCGACTGCCAGGATCAGCTGCATCGGGCCATGGCCATGATGGAGGAGGAAGGCAGCGGTGTGTTGCTGTATCTGCGTCAGGAAGGCCGGGGAATTGGTCTGGTCAACAAGCTGAAAGCTTATGAATACCAGCGTCAGGGCATGGATACCGTGGAAGCCAATGAAAAACTGGGGTTTGCGGCGGATATGCGTGATTACGGGGTCGGAGCCCAGATGCTGGTGGATTTAGGCGTGAAAAAAATGCGGCTTTTGACCAATAATCCCAAAAAAATGGTGGGGCTGGAAGGATACGGCCTGTCCGTGGTGGAACAGGTCCCCATTGAAGTGCCGCCCAACTGCTACAACCAGGGATATCTCAAATGCAAACAGGCCAAAATGGGGCATCTGCTGCATATGGATAAATATTGCTGA
- a CDS encoding riboflavin synthase: MFTGIIESLGTIHRVIPQGEGKVLQIRCGLDLSDTRIGDSIAVNGACLTAVHLEKHAFSVDMAPETVARTTFKTAAPGMRVNVERAMQLSSRVDGHLVSGHIDGTGVITRIENKSNAILLTIAVDTHLAGQMIEKGSVAVDGISLTINQCTDTDFSISIIPHTAKLTTIGFKQTGDFVNIETDMIGKYVRKFLTRTTASVPETEHTDISMSLLAQNGFL; encoded by the coding sequence GTGTTCACCGGTATCATTGAAAGTCTGGGAACCATTCACCGGGTCATTCCCCAGGGCGAGGGAAAAGTATTGCAGATCCGGTGCGGCCTGGACTTGAGTGACACCCGCATCGGCGATTCCATTGCCGTGAACGGGGCCTGCCTGACAGCAGTACATCTTGAGAAACACGCATTTTCCGTGGATATGGCCCCGGAAACCGTGGCCAGAACCACGTTCAAAACTGCGGCTCCCGGCATGCGGGTCAATGTGGAACGGGCCATGCAGCTGTCGTCCCGTGTGGACGGTCATCTGGTGTCCGGGCATATCGATGGTACCGGGGTGATCACCCGTATTGAAAACAAAAGCAATGCCATCCTTTTGACCATTGCCGTGGATACGCATCTGGCAGGGCAGATGATTGAAAAAGGATCCGTGGCCGTGGACGGCATCAGCCTGACCATCAACCAGTGCACGGACACTGATTTTTCCATCAGCATCATCCCCCATACGGCAAAACTCACCACCATCGGATTCAAGCAGACCGGGGATTTTGTCAATATTGAAACCGACATGATTGGAAAATATGTGAGAAAATTTTTAACCCGGACCACAGCCAGCGTTCCTGAAACAGAACATACCGATATCAGCATGTCTCTGCTGGCCCAGAATGGATTTTTATAA
- the ribD gene encoding bifunctional diaminohydroxyphosphoribosylaminopyrimidine deaminase/5-amino-6-(5-phosphoribosylamino)uracil reductase RibD: MTDKEYMQLALALAARGKGFTSPNPCVGAVVVKNGEVVGQGWHRAYGADHAEVMAIDDAKDAARGADLFVTLEPCNHFGKTPPCTHKILAAGIRRVTAACPDPNPAASGGLAFLSQNNVAVSCGLLQDQAEILIEDFLWYVRHHTPFVTLKCAATLDGRIATFAGESKWITCEAARAFGHEIRGQVDAILVGSGTLHADNPSLTCRIPGKQTRDPVRIILDTRLTISEHAKVIRQESVAPTIVVTGPDVPADKKARLLKQNVQILEIGLKNNRLDLQELMVTLGEMSITSLLIEGGGTVAANALAEGIVNKLIYFLAPKLLGGSDGKAVFEGKGVEKLADAVTLARMTVTRVDTDILVQGYIK, encoded by the coding sequence ATGACGGATAAGGAATACATGCAGCTGGCCCTGGCTCTGGCTGCCAGGGGCAAAGGGTTCACATCCCCCAACCCGTGTGTGGGCGCGGTGGTGGTTAAAAACGGGGAAGTGGTGGGTCAGGGCTGGCACCGGGCATATGGCGCGGATCATGCGGAAGTGATGGCCATTGACGATGCGAAAGATGCGGCCAGAGGCGCGGACCTGTTTGTGACCCTGGAGCCCTGTAACCATTTCGGCAAAACCCCGCCCTGCACCCATAAAATACTGGCCGCCGGCATCCGGCGGGTGACGGCGGCCTGCCCGGACCCCAATCCGGCCGCATCCGGCGGACTGGCATTTTTATCTCAAAACAACGTAGCTGTATCCTGCGGACTGCTCCAGGACCAGGCCGAAATCCTGATCGAAGATTTTCTCTGGTATGTCCGCCATCACACCCCGTTTGTCACGCTCAAGTGCGCCGCGACCCTGGACGGCCGCATTGCCACCTTTGCGGGCGAATCTAAGTGGATCACCTGTGAGGCGGCCCGGGCCTTCGGTCATGAGATCCGGGGGCAGGTGGATGCCATTCTGGTGGGTTCCGGAACCCTGCATGCGGACAATCCGTCTCTGACCTGCCGGATCCCCGGCAAACAGACCCGGGATCCGGTCCGGATCATTCTGGATACCCGTTTGACCATTTCCGAACATGCTAAAGTGATCCGGCAGGAATCTGTTGCCCCCACCATTGTTGTCACCGGACCGGATGTGCCGGCTGACAAAAAAGCGCGTCTTTTAAAACAAAATGTCCAAATTCTGGAAATCGGCCTGAAAAACAATCGCCTTGATTTACAAGAACTCATGGTTACGTTGGGTGAGATGTCGATAACCAGTCTGCTCATAGAAGGGGGAGGGACGGTTGCGGCAAATGCTCTGGCAGAAGGTATTGTCAACAAACTGATATATTTTCTGGCGCCTAAGCTGCTGGGGGGAAGTGACGGTAAAGCCGTGTTTGAGGGCAAAGGGGTGGAGAAACTGGCAGATGCCGTTACCCTGGCACGTATGACAGTGACCCGGGTGGATACGGACATTCTGGTGCAGGGGTATATCAAGTAA
- the nrdR gene encoding transcriptional regulator NrdR, giving the protein MKCPFCKASNTRVVDSRPGKIEMEVRRRRECQSCSQRFTTYERVEQVPVMIVKKDNRREEYDREKVLKGIKKACEKRAISMDLIENLVDGIERDLREINEREISSKVVGEKIIQALKQVDDVAYVRFASVYREFKDITDFIQELKGLRPEDSHALDRISETSDDG; this is encoded by the coding sequence ATGAAATGCCCTTTTTGCAAAGCTTCCAATACCCGGGTGGTGGATTCCCGGCCCGGCAAGATCGAGATGGAAGTCCGGCGCCGGAGGGAATGCCAGTCCTGTTCCCAACGGTTTACCACCTATGAGCGGGTGGAGCAGGTCCCGGTCATGATTGTCAAAAAAGACAACCGCCGGGAAGAGTATGACCGGGAAAAGGTGCTCAAAGGCATTAAAAAAGCCTGTGAAAAAAGAGCCATCAGCATGGACCTCATTGAAAACCTGGTGGACGGCATCGAGCGGGATCTGCGGGAGATCAATGAACGGGAAATATCCTCCAAGGTGGTGGGTGAAAAAATTATCCAGGCCTTGAAACAGGTGGATGATGTGGCCTATGTGAGGTTTGCATCCGTGTATCGGGAATTCAAGGACATCACTGATTTTATCCAGGAACTCAAAGGTCTGCGGCCCGAAGACAGCCATGCCCTGGACAGGATTTCGGAAACATCGGATGACGGATAA
- a CDS encoding deoxycytidylate deaminase, producing MIREMPDRPSWNDYFMGIADLVAGRATCIRRKVGAVLVKDRRILCSGYNGAPAGIPHCGETGCLRRQLNVPSGVKHELCRGVHAEQNVIIQAAYHGVAVAGATLYCTHQPCSICAKMLINAGIQEIYYRDGYDDPLALDMFDKAGVTLTKI from the coding sequence ATGATCCGGGAAATGCCGGACCGGCCTTCCTGGAATGACTATTTCATGGGCATCGCAGACCTGGTGGCCGGGCGGGCCACCTGTATCCGCAGAAAAGTCGGGGCCGTGCTGGTGAAGGACCGACGGATTTTGTGTTCCGGATACAACGGGGCACCGGCCGGAATTCCCCACTGCGGGGAAACCGGGTGTCTGCGCCGGCAGCTGAATGTGCCGTCCGGGGTCAAGCATGAACTGTGCAGAGGCGTGCATGCGGAGCAGAATGTGATCATCCAGGCGGCATATCACGGGGTAGCCGTGGCCGGTGCGACGCTTTACTGTACGCATCAGCCCTGTTCCATCTGTGCCAAAATGCTTATCAATGCCGGTATTCAAGAGATTTATTACCGGGATGGATATGATGACCCTCTGGCTTTGGACATGTTTGACAAAGCCGGCGTGACACTGACAAAGATTTGA
- the glyA gene encoding serine hydroxymethyltransferase, translating to MADLVTNDPQIAAIIENETTRQEQGLNLIASENTVSRSVLAAQGSVLTNKYAEGYPARRYYGGCDFVDQAEDLAIARAKKLFHAPYANVQAHSGSQANMAVYFALLNPGDRILAMGLSHGGHLTHGAAASFSGRLFEFAHYGLTPDTEVIDMDQVADLAKSFKPRLIVAGASAYPRIIDFQAFAEIAASVHALFMVDMAHIAGLVAGGVHPTPVGYADVITSTTHKTLRGPRGGLILGSEDLAVKINAQIFPGIQGGPLMHVIAAKAVAFNEAMQPDFARYQQQVVANASVLADALMSRGYKLVSNGTDNHMVLMDLTDKPLTGKEAETRLGRAGITVNKNTVPNEKKGPFVTSGIRIGVPLITSRGMKPDAVQQIARLICDVLDDVAAVDRVASQVKDLCRQYPLYPGEVR from the coding sequence ATGGCAGATCTTGTAACCAATGATCCGCAGATAGCTGCGATAATTGAAAATGAAACAACCCGCCAGGAACAGGGGTTGAATCTGATTGCTTCGGAAAATACGGTCAGCCGTTCCGTGCTGGCGGCCCAGGGATCCGTACTCACCAACAAGTATGCCGAAGGCTATCCGGCCCGGCGGTATTACGGGGGGTGTGATTTTGTGGATCAGGCCGAAGACTTGGCCATTGCCCGGGCCAAAAAACTGTTCCACGCGCCCTATGCCAATGTGCAGGCCCATTCCGGGTCCCAGGCCAACATGGCGGTGTATTTTGCCCTGTTAAATCCCGGGGACCGGATTCTGGCCATGGGCCTGTCCCATGGCGGACATCTGACCCATGGGGCTGCGGCCAGCTTTTCCGGTCGTTTATTTGAATTCGCCCATTACGGGCTGACCCCTGATACCGAAGTCATTGACATGGATCAGGTGGCGGATCTGGCCAAATCATTCAAACCTCGCCTGATCGTGGCCGGTGCCAGTGCCTATCCCCGAATTATCGATTTTCAGGCATTTGCCGAAATCGCCGCATCTGTTCATGCTCTGTTTATGGTGGATATGGCCCATATTGCCGGGCTCGTGGCCGGCGGGGTTCATCCCACGCCCGTGGGATATGCGGATGTGATCACCTCCACCACCCACAAGACGTTGAGAGGCCCCCGGGGCGGACTGATTCTGGGGTCAGAGGATCTGGCCGTAAAAATCAACGCCCAGATCTTTCCCGGTATTCAGGGCGGGCCGCTCATGCATGTGATTGCCGCCAAAGCCGTGGCGTTCAACGAGGCGATGCAGCCTGATTTCGCCCGATACCAGCAGCAGGTGGTGGCAAATGCGTCCGTGCTGGCGGATGCACTCATGAGCCGGGGCTATAAACTGGTATCCAACGGCACGGACAATCATATGGTGTTAATGGATCTCACTGACAAACCCCTGACCGGCAAAGAAGCGGAAACCCGCCTGGGCCGGGCCGGTATCACGGTGAATAAGAACACGGTGCCCAATGAAAAAAAAGGGCCGTTTGTCACCAGCGGGATCCGCATCGGCGTGCCGTTGATCACTTCCAGGGGGATGAAACCGGATGCGGTTCAACAAATCGCCCGATTGATCTGTGATGTGCTTGATGATGTCGCCGCTGTGGACCGGGTGGCTTCCCAGGTCAAAGACCTGTGCCGTCAATATCCATTGTACCCGGGAGAAGTCCGATGA
- the rpiB gene encoding ribose 5-phosphate isomerase B, with the protein MRSSIIIGSDHAGFELKEKIRTRLLSKGYTVEDAGPFNESSVNYVDYANKVALAVSEARFSKGILVCGSGIGMSMAANRFKGVRAALCADLLSARLSRQHNNANVLALGGRLIGDVLAFELVKTFLETQFEEGRHLERIQSMDC; encoded by the coding sequence ATGCGTTCATCCATTATCATCGGCAGCGATCATGCCGGGTTTGAACTGAAGGAAAAAATTCGTACCCGCCTGCTTTCCAAAGGATACACGGTTGAAGATGCCGGGCCTTTCAACGAATCATCCGTCAATTATGTGGATTATGCCAACAAAGTGGCACTTGCCGTGTCTGAAGCCCGGTTTTCAAAAGGAATCCTGGTGTGCGGTTCCGGCATCGGCATGTCCATGGCAGCCAACCGGTTCAAAGGCGTGCGTGCGGCATTGTGCGCGGACCTGCTTTCCGCCCGGCTCAGCCGGCAGCACAACAACGCCAATGTGCTGGCGCTGGGGGGGCGACTGATCGGGGATGTGCTGGCTTTTGAACTGGTGAAAACGTTTCTGGAAACGCAATTCGAAGAAGGCAGGCATCTGGAACGGATTCAATCCATGGATTGCTGA
- the acpP gene encoding acyl carrier protein, producing MTIETKVRKVIAEKIPDIDIEDVVPEASLIDDLGADSLTIVELIMSMEEIFEIEIDDEAAEKLVTVQDAIDFIKSKS from the coding sequence ATGACCATAGAAACCAAAGTAAGAAAAGTGATCGCAGAAAAAATTCCGGATATCGATATCGAAGATGTGGTACCGGAAGCATCCCTGATCGATGATTTAGGGGCGGATTCATTGACCATCGTTGAGTTGATCATGTCCATGGAGGAAATTTTTGAAATTGAAATCGATGATGAAGCCGCGGAAAAACTGGTCACGGTTCAGGATGCCATTGATTTCATCAAATCCAAATCCTGA
- the rpmF gene encoding 50S ribosomal protein L32, whose product MAVPKQKSSKSRGRKRRTHYKTQAPTVTICPECQEAKLPHTACPECGAYKDRNLKMTAEE is encoded by the coding sequence ATGGCAGTACCCAAGCAGAAAAGCTCCAAATCCAGGGGCAGAAAAAGACGGACCCATTACAAAACCCAGGCCCCGACCGTGACCATTTGTCCCGAGTGCCAGGAAGCCAAACTTCCCCATACGGCCTGCCCGGAATGCGGGGCGTACAAGGACAGAAATCTCAAAATGACGGCGGAAGAATAA